CATTGACATCTCCTCTGTACTTTCATGAATGCTGCGCGAACGCAAAGCTGTTTACGCGGATGGGGCCGAAACGTTGAATGCCTCAGCGAGTTCTGCAATCTTTCGTGCGCGGCCGAGTCGCGGCAAGTCGCTGCCGTCACGAATCACGCCGCCGCGCGCCTCGAAGTCGGCGAGAAACCCGTTTGCCCAGCCGACGTCGGTCGGCGTGGGGCTGATGACCTCGTTGATCACGGGCACCTGTTCGACATCAAGGCAGAGCTTGCCCGTCATTCCCATGCTGACGGTCGTGCCCGACTGCTCGCGCAGCACGGGGTGGCTCGAGCCGACGGTGGGGCCGTCGATGGGCCCGGGCAGGTTGCCACAGCGGCTGGCGACCACGAGCCTTGCCCGCGGGTACGCCATCGCTTCCTTGTCTGCCGACATTCCGGTGTCACGGCGAAAGTCGCCGCTTCCAAACGCCAGACGGAATGCCCCTTCGGCCCGGGCGATGTCTGTGGCCGACTCGATTCCGATGGCCGATTCGACGAGAGCGATTACTGGCACGTTCTCACCGAGCTTGCGGTAGCTCTCTTCCACCTGCTGCGGCGACTCGGTTTTGGCGAGCATCACGCCCTGCAGACCTGGCGCATCGCGAAGCGCGGCGAGGTCGTCGGCCCAGAACTCCGTTGTGGCGTCGTTCACGCGCACCCAGGCTTCTCCGCCCGAGCTCAGCCAGTCGACGACGGCGCGGCGAGCGTCCGGTTTGCGCGACGGGTCGACGGCATCTTCGATGTCCAGAATGATTCCGTCGGCCGCGCTGCGGTCGGCGTCGCTGAAGACCTCGGGCTTCGTCGCAGGCACGAGCAGCCATGACCGCGCAAGCTTCGCCGGCACTGTGCGCGTTCGACGCACCGCAGCGGCTCCCGCGCCCGACGTCGTAGCGATAGCCGCGTCAACCTGTGAACTCATTCGTCAAACCCACCTTGCTACTTTCACGATGTGAAAGCTAAATATTGCTTACTGAAAAGATTAGGACGCGGTGGCGTCATTGTCAATCACGCGGAGCGGGTTCGCTCCAGAGGATGCTGCGGGGCCGAGCCCTCGCATATAAAGGGTACGTCGAGCCACGTTGACGTCGGGCGCGAGACGCCGTTCTCCTCGCCGAATTCTGACTGGCCAAACGAGACGCATGCAGAGTTCGCGAATGTGACTCGTTGCTATTCCAAAACGTGACCAACGAGCGTAAACCGATGTGGAGGGAGGAAATACATATGCACCGTATCGTGAGGGTCCTTTATCTCGTGTCTCTGATCTGTGCCGCTCTCGTGCTCGGACTCACTCTCAACCATGTTCTGCAGGCGCCAGGAAGTCGCGCACTATCGGGCCCCGAGTGGCTGACTGTTCAGCACACGTTCTACGGCGGATTCGCCGTCGTCGGAGGCATCGCGGAGGTCGTGGGTCTCATCGCAACGGTCGCTCTCACGATCACCTCGCTCAAGGGACATACGATCGCAGGCACCGCGGCTCCGGTGATCGCGGCGCTCTGTTTTCTCGGAACATTGCTGGTGTACTGGTTCGGAAATCGGCCGATCAATGCACTTGTCGCGATTTGGAGCCCGGCCACGTTGCCGTCTGACTGGTCCTGGTACCGCAACAGTTGGGAAACTGCACACGCCATCTCGGCTTGTCTGGGCACCGTGGCGTTCCTTGCACTTGCGATCGCCCTCCTCTGGAGGCGAACGCCCTCTGAGGGGAGTGCGAGGTGCTCGGCCCAGGACGACCCCAACATGGCGTGATGCAAGTGCATGTTTCATCCTTTGTCTCATGCAGTGTCAAAAGCTATGAATAGTTACCATTCACGTAACCTACTATCGCTCATTGACACTCGTGCATCGCGGTGTCATTATCGTAAGGAAGGTTTCTGTTTTCGATACTATGGTGGGTTATATGACACGATCAATTTCGCGCGCAATGGGAGGCGTGCTGGAAGAATTGGAGCTTGAGCAGCCCGAGCTCGTGACGAGCGAGCATCTCGACCGCCTCGTGCAGCAGCAAGGTCTGCGAACGCCAGTGAAGGTCGTCGCTGCAAGACTGCGAGAACGAGGCTGGCTGCTACCCACGGGGCGCCGGGGAGTGTGGGAGTTCGCGCCGGCGGCCGTTGCCGGAGCCTACTCGCGCAATGATCCCGTCATGCCGCTTCGAGCGTTCCTCGCCGAGAGGCCCGATGCGCGATGCGCGCTCACTTTCCAAGCCGCTGCCTGGGCCCATGATGCAGCCGATCGTTCACCCGCGCGCCCAGAGGTCGCGGCGGTCACCAGTGAACTAGCTCGCCAGCTGCCCGCTGCGCTGGCGGGAACGGTATTCAAACCGTGTCTTGACTATCAAGACATACGCGGTGTCCCCGTTCTGGCTATCGAGAGTCTCATTGTGCACATGGCTGCCCGTCCCAAGGCGGTGCGTTCATGGTCCAGCGCCTTGGAATGGTTCCCGGAGCTCGCACGCAGACCCGTCCCGGACCTGCTCATGAAGGAGCTCTCAGGCCGTCCTGCATCTATTCGGGCCCGAACCGGGTACCTCTTACAAGGCCTGCGTCCTGACCTCGCCGTTGCTATCCGGGAACTTGCCCCACCGGCGGGTAAGACGTGGTTCGGCTCGCGCGGCCCGTTACGCCGACACGACGCCGCCTGGCAGATCGCGGACACACTGCTACCGTTTAATCCCCGCGAACTTGCGGCGGTTGTATGAGCGAAATTCGACTTACACTTGGCCACATCGCGCGGCACACGCCACACGGCGCCGGCGCTCAGGGCCGCGACGCGGCAATCGTCGACATTGCGCAGGACCTGCTATTGCGTCACTTGCACGGTGCACTCTCGACGCGCTCGCGTTCAAGGGCGGTACGTCGCTTCGCAAGCTCTATGCCGGAAACGCCGGGCGATTCTCACTCGACTTGGACTTCTCCGCTGTTAATATCGGCGCCGACCCCGATGACGCTCTCACCGAGCTCATAGCAGGCATCGAAGGACTCAACATCGGTCCGTTTAGCTACGGCGTTACAGAACGTCGGGGAAAGTGGACGCTGACTTTCAACCACGACTTGGGCGACGCTACCAGCGATTTAGCCAGCAAACTCGACCTGAATCCTCCGCCCTGGTTACCACCCATACGCCGTGGATGGCGACCTGTATGACCTGCGATGGGTAATGACAAACACCCACGTAACCGGACAGATCGATCTCACACTGTTGCGCCGTCTGGCCGTGCTGAAGATGTGGGTTGATGCAAACGGTGTGCACGCCGGGGACACCTTCTGGAAGCCCGGCCACGAAGGTCCCGAGTTCGATCCTGACCACTGGCTACGAAACCGCAGTGCGGACGAGTTCGATGAAGAAGATATTGGCGCACTTGCAGTCCCCATTCCCAGTGCGGCAGAGCTCAGCGATGCTTTGCGTACACACATTCGTTTTCTGGCTGACCTTGATGCCGACGAACGCGTCCTTGCTGGTGTCCGTCAACAGGACCGACCGCTCGCCTTGCGTCTGCTCTCGGAGCTTCCTGGTGGGCGCCTCGACAATGTCGGGCTCTACTGAGGTTGACGAGTAGCACTTCACTCTCGCACGAAAAGTCAACCTTCCTCGCCGGATCGATCAGCACAGGGGCGCCAGTCCCGCCGTCTGGCTCACACTGATGTTCGCGGAATCGCTCTCGCCGACGACCGCTTGCGCACTCTGCTGCACGAGAAGGATGACGCCAACGCACATCAGCACGGCGACGAGGCATCCGACGATGATGACAAGAGACTGCTGCTTCGTCACGATGTACATCTCACTTCTCTTCACGAAGATCCCACGATGGGTCTACTTATGAGACGCCACATCGTGCGAATTATGACGCGAGTCTGCACATGTTTCTCACGCATCGTCACCGTGCCCTGATTTGGGGGCGCCCGAGAGTGAAAACTCACCCAGTACTGGGGGCAAACATGCCGAAATTGTCACCTAAACAGGGGGCGCGCCCAGTCAGAAAGCGCTCAATTGTGTTCACTTCGCGCACATAGCTGAATGACCTCTGTATATTCCATCCGCGCATTATTACGTTGAAGTCGCAGTTTAAATACCCCCATTTGAAAGGAAAGCATGAGTGACATTAACACGCGCACAAACAACGGGTTCTCGCGCCGCACGGTGGTCAAAGGTGCCGCCTGGTCGGTTCCGGTAATCGCAGTTGCCGCAGCCACGCCGTCAGCTGCAGCGTCGACGGTGGCAGACACCGATCTCGGGCTTGCGTTTACCGACGGAGGCATCAGCCTGACCGCAGAGCTCGGCGACGCGCTCAACGTCTGGTTTGATGCCTTGCCCACGCTCGCACAAGCCGCGGCCGAAACCGCTTTCACCGCACTCTTATCAGGACTTGCCGGGGTTGTGAACGCGGAGTACCAATATCCGCTTACGTTCATAGTGACCAATAATGGCCCCGGAACCTTGAGCGCGGGCGAACCGGCCATGGTGGCACTTGACTACGGCGCTGACGTTCTCAACATTGGTGCGCTGAATGAGATTGTCGGCGTTACCGCTGTGGGAACGACGAGCGGCGCAAATCTCACCGTTACTGCAGGGGCCGACGTCGCCCCAGGAGGCGAAGTAGCACAGGTCATCATCAACCATTTCACACCGCTCACCGTAAGCATCGATCTGGCTGGCTCTGACGTGGAGGCAGGCACTGTAACTGGCACGCTTACCGGAGACTCAGACCCCAACCAGAATGTCGCGACGCACGAATTCGGGCTCTTCGTCGACCTTCTCGAGGGACTCTCTCCGCTGATTACAGCGCTCAACACTGCCCTCGCTGCTTTCGGAGTTTCGCTGCCTGTGCTCGATGTCGAGGTATTTGCTGTGGAACCCTGAACCGAATAGAGCACGGGCTGCTCGCCACATGAGTTCGGGCTTACTGTGACGATCCCGCGCAATGCACGGTTAAACGAACGATGTCTCGGGACATAGAAAAACTATGTCCCGAGACATCACAACGTCGGGGTGGCGGGATTCGAACCCACGACCTCCTCGTCCCGAACGAGGCGCGCTACCAAGCTGCGCCACACCCCGATTGGCTGAAAAGCCTCACTCATCTTAGCCGAAGAACGGGGTGCCTTGTCACATCGAGTGTTCACTCGGCACTGTCATCGCCGCTCACGAGTTCTGTCGCACCCTCGAGCTCGGCGCGTTTGCGCCCGGCTGCCTCACCGACAGCATCCGGGGCCATCGCCGACACGTGCTCTGTGAGTTCTTCTGCCGCCCGGGCAAGGTTGCGTGCAGTGACCACTCCACCAGGCTCCCCCAGGCGTTCACGCATCACCGCGGCCGCGGCGGGGCTCAGCCCGCCATCGATGACAGCGAGCGAGATGGAGTGCCACCACGGAACATCAACAACGATGTCCAGCGACTCGGCCTCCACTACACCGCACGCATCGATCACACGCTCAGACTCATCGATCATCGCCCCCACGCGAGCAAGCTGTTCAGCATCGGCGCGACCGACGCCGGCAAGCGTCGAGGCTTCACCCGCGGCTCGCACAACAGTCTCGGCAGCGGCAATCGCGATGACGGCATCTGCGGCTCGGCGCAACTGCCCCGCTTGCCACAGCAACTGATTCACGGCATCATCAGGCATCTGGCGCACGAGCTCAGACACATTGCCCACCGCGGTTCGACGCCTTACGCCACCGGCCCCACTCAAACCTGTTACGGCCGATGCCTCTGCTTGCGCGTATACGCGAGACACCTTGTGCGCTGCGTTCTCGAGTCGGCTGAAGAGTTCCATGCGCCGATATTATCGAACACATCTTCGTAGAACAAGTGTTCGACCTCAAGTCGAACCTCACACCACCAGGTGGTCAACTAGCATGGAGCAACAGCGAGCGAAGCGAGGGAGCCAATGCCTGCACAACCTGAAGCCGCATTCCGCATTCTGGCGTTCAGCACCGATGGCGAGGCGGAGACCCGACTTCGCACCGAACTCCGCTCGCGCGTCGACGCGGCATCCCTCCCCGCGCAAATCGTTGCGGAGAGGGGCGTCGTCACGGCTGCCGTCGATCTGATCATCGGGCTGAGCGCCGCCGACGTCGATCGTGCAGCTCGGTTCCTTCCCGAGGGCGCGACGGTCGCGTTCACGGTCGCGGATCTCGCCGACGCACTCTCCCCCACCGCCGGAATCGATCAACGGTGGCTCGTTACCGATGCCCGACCGGCTTCACATGGCGAGCCTCCCTCGGTCGAGAAGCTCACGGATGCTGTCGCACGCGCCCGCCGCAATGCTCCAACGCCCGGGGGCGACAGCCTCGGCGAGCGCGATCTCGGCCAAACACTTGACCAGATCATCGACGGCCTCTGCCGCTGAGGCTGAGCGCTGCCTCACGATCGGCAGCGTCGCTCTTCCCTCAGCAGAAGGCGACACGTAGAGTCCGACGTATGGGCTCAATGAACGAGAACGAATCCATCACGACGCAGCCCGCTGGTGACCTCGACGTCGTTGATGCGTGGTGGCGGGCAGCCAACTACCTGAGCGCCGGACAGATCTATCTGCAGAGCAATCCCCTGCTGCGGCATCCGCTTGAGTCGTCAGACATCAAGCCGCGCCTGCTCGGACACTGGGGCACTGCGCCGGGCCTCAATCTGACCTACGCGCATCTCAACCGCATCATCGTGCAGCGTCAGCTCGAGATGCTCTTCGTCTGCGGCCCCGGCCACGGCGGAGCTGCCATGATGGCGAACGCCTGGCTCGACGGTTCGTACAGCGACCTCATGCCCGAGATCAGCCTCGACGCCGCAGGCCTTCAGATTCTGCTGCGCCAGTTCTCATACCCGGGCGGAGTTCCCTCGCATGCTGCGCCCGAGACACCCGGCTCTATCAATGAGGGCGGCGAGCTGGGCTACTCGCTCATGCACGCCTTTGGCGCCGCGCTCGACAATCCTGATCTCACCGTCGCGTGTGTGATCGGCGATGGCGAAGCCGAGACCGGCCCGCTCGCGGCATCGTGGCGCGCGCACAATTACATCGACCCAGCCAAAGACGGCGCTGTCCTGCCGATTCTCCACCTCAATGGGTACAAGATCGCCAGCCCCACTCCCCTGGCGCGCATTCCCCGCGACGAGCTCATTTCGTTCTTTCACGGGAATGGATACGACCCGCTTTTCATCGATGGTGAAGCGGATGCTCCGCACGAGGTGCACACGCACATGGCGCAGACACTCGACCTCGCGTTCGACCGCATCGCCGAGATTCAGGCCGAGGCGCGCGGCAACGCGCACGCGCCGGAGCGCGAACGGCGGTGGCCCGTCGTCATTCTGCGCACGCCCAAGGGGTGGACCGGCCCGCGAACGGTCGACGGCCAGCAGGTCGAAGGCACGTACCGCGCCCACCAGGTGCCGCTTCCAGAGGTGCGTGAGAACGCCGATCACCGCGCCCAGCTCGAGCAGTGGCTTCGCTCCTATAATCCAGACGAACTGTTCACCAGCACGGGTGCACCGGCACCGGCGCTGAACAGCATCCGCCCCCGTGGCGCGCTGCGCATGAGCGCTTCGCCCCACGCGCATGATGGCATCACGTCACCGCTTCAGTTCCCCACGCTCACCCCGTATGCCGTCGAGACAACACGCAACCCGGTCGGCACGGCGAGCGCCACGGGAGCATTCGGCCCGTGGCTTGCACAGCTCATGAGCCAGAACCCTGACACCATGCGCTTGTTCGGCCCGGACGAAGTCGAATCGAACCGGTTGTCCGCGGTGTTTGAGGGAACGGATCGCAGCTGGGCATCCACCATCGTCGACACCGACACGCATCTCGCCCCGCACGGCCAAGTGATCGAGGCACTCAGTGAGCATCTGATGCAGGGGATGCTTGAGGGCTACCTGCTCACGGGACGCCATGGGCTTCTCACCTCTTACGAGGCGTTCATTCACATCGTCGACTCCATGTTCAACCAGCATGCTAAGTGGCTCGAGGCCTCGCGCTCTCTTCCGTTGCGCAAGCCCATCGCCTCGCTCACCTATCTGCTCTCCTCCCACGTGTGGCGGCAAGACCACAACGGGTTTTCGCATCAAGACCCCGGGTTTCTGGGCATCGTGGCAAACAAGCAGTCCGACGTCGTGCGCATCTACCTTCCGCCCGACGCCAACACGCTCCTGGTCACCATGCGGCATGTGCTCGGCACGCACAACCGAATCAATGCTGTGGTGGCGGGCAAGAACGAGCAGCCGGCCTGGCTCAGCCTCGAAGAAGCCACGGAACACGTGCGCGACGGTCTCTCCATCTGGCCCTGGGCAGGCCATGAGCCCGACCTCGATGTGAACGACCCCGCTGCGTCAACGCCAGACGCCGTCGTCGCGTGTGCCGGAGACGTTCCCACCATCGAGGCGATCGCCGCGGTGCAGCTCGTGCACGAGCGCTTCCCCGATCTCACGCTGCGGCTCATCAACGTCGTCGATCTCATGCGGCTGCACGATCCGGCGCATCATCCGCATGGGCTTCCAGGCGAGGACTTCAATGCGTTGTTCACCACAGACCGGCCGACCATCTTCGCGTTCCATGGCTACCCGTCGCTCATCCACCAGCTCACCTACAAGCGGGCCAACCATGAGCAACTGCACGTGCACGGATTCAAAGAGCGCGGCACCACGACAACGCCGTTCGACATGGTCAGTCTGAACGATCTCGACCGCTACGAGCTCGCCAGCGACATCGTCGGGCGCATCGCCGACGTACCTGATCCGGATGCCGCTGAAGCCGCCATCCGCGAATGGCAGTCAGCTCGTACTGACGCCCGCGACTACGCGTACTCGCATGGCGAAGACCCGCCATGGATCACGAACTGGGAGTTCCGTCGGCGCTGAGGCCCGAAGCGCTCTCGCAGGTGCTCTCAAACGACTCAAACCCATAGGACCGGTTCAGGGCACGAGATTGCCCTACAAGTCATGATTCCAGAATGTCTGCCGTAAATGTGGGAGCAGCTGGGCGGTGCTTACTGATCGCAGGGGTCTACGGCGAGAGAAAGCTGGAGATGACGAGGCTCACTTTCTCCCTTGACGTGAACGTCGAGCGGCACACAAGCTGATTGCCGTCCGATGAGAGCGAATCCGCCAGCCCACCACATCCGTGATGGCTGTTGCTGCGTTGGGCAGCTGACATAGGTGACGCTCGAATAGCCTGCTGATGGCCCGCCCGCGATCACAATTCCGGCATACGATCGGGCCGCGTCGCCGACAGACACCGTCACAGTCTTATCGGGAGGCAGATCAGCGCCCGTCTTGAAGTAGGTGACCCCGTTGTCGTCTGGGACGGGAGCTGTGCCGGGGAGGTCAGTGCCCTGATAAGCCAAAACTGCACCGAGGTAGACCAGCGGGCCGACGATGAGGTCATCGGGTCCAGGGTCGGAGTCGCCAGGGTCATCCGGCCGGGCGAGATCGCAACCGATGGTAACACTGCCCGAGGGCGATGGCGAGGCTGCCTCTGAAGAATCGGGAGCTCCAGTGCTGTCGCTGCCCGAAGAAGGTGCACTGCACGCGCTCAATGCGAACAACGCGGCCAGTGGCACAAGCCAAGAAATCCGTCGTCTCGCAAACCTCATAGAGATCATCCTCCAAGTGGTCGGGCGAGCTCCTTCTGGGTGAGGCGGCGTCGACGCCGCGCGGCGCGCACGAGCTCTGCTGCGGTTTCCATTCTCCAATTCTCCAATTCAATTCCAGATATGCAAGCAATTCCAACCAACGTTAATTCAACCGCGGAGCATTTGGTGGGGAGAGTATTGGCAGGTTCGGTTCCGCTTCGCCCGGTAATCAATGTCGCCAATAACCTTCGACCTTTCGCCCATTGCGAATATGGGAAGGAACCCAGGTTCTACCGCTTCGTGACGAACCGAGGTCACCATCGGCGAAGGAACCGATGACCGTCGCGGCAGATCTCGGAGCGAGCTCTGCCGCTCGCTGTGTGTTGTCATTGTCGAATGCGACAGCAAATGCGGGGAT
The Paramicrobacterium chengjingii DNA segment above includes these coding regions:
- a CDS encoding type IV toxin-antitoxin system AbiEi family antitoxin, whose product is MTRSISRAMGGVLEELELEQPELVTSEHLDRLVQQQGLRTPVKVVAARLRERGWLLPTGRRGVWEFAPAAVAGAYSRNDPVMPLRAFLAERPDARCALTFQAAAWAHDAADRSPARPEVAAVTSELARQLPAALAGTVFKPCLDYQDIRGVPVLAIESLIVHMAARPKAVRSWSSALEWFPELARRPVPDLLMKELSGRPASIRARTGYLLQGLRPDLAVAIRELAPPAGKTWFGSRGPLRRHDAAWQIADTLLPFNPRELAAVV
- a CDS encoding phosphoketolase family protein codes for the protein MGSMNENESITTQPAGDLDVVDAWWRAANYLSAGQIYLQSNPLLRHPLESSDIKPRLLGHWGTAPGLNLTYAHLNRIIVQRQLEMLFVCGPGHGGAAMMANAWLDGSYSDLMPEISLDAAGLQILLRQFSYPGGVPSHAAPETPGSINEGGELGYSLMHAFGAALDNPDLTVACVIGDGEAETGPLAASWRAHNYIDPAKDGAVLPILHLNGYKIASPTPLARIPRDELISFFHGNGYDPLFIDGEADAPHEVHTHMAQTLDLAFDRIAEIQAEARGNAHAPERERRWPVVILRTPKGWTGPRTVDGQQVEGTYRAHQVPLPEVRENADHRAQLEQWLRSYNPDELFTSTGAPAPALNSIRPRGALRMSASPHAHDGITSPLQFPTLTPYAVETTRNPVGTASATGAFGPWLAQLMSQNPDTMRLFGPDEVESNRLSAVFEGTDRSWASTIVDTDTHLAPHGQVIEALSEHLMQGMLEGYLLTGRHGLLTSYEAFIHIVDSMFNQHAKWLEASRSLPLRKPIASLTYLLSSHVWRQDHNGFSHQDPGFLGIVANKQSDVVRIYLPPDANTLLVTMRHVLGTHNRINAVVAGKNEQPAWLSLEEATEHVRDGLSIWPWAGHEPDLDVNDPAASTPDAVVACAGDVPTIEAIAAVQLVHERFPDLTLRLINVVDLMRLHDPAHHPHGLPGEDFNALFTTDRPTIFAFHGYPSLIHQLTYKRANHEQLHVHGFKERGTTTTPFDMVSLNDLDRYELASDIVGRIADVPDPDAAEAAIREWQSARTDARDYAYSHGEDPPWITNWEFRRR
- a CDS encoding HpcH/HpaI aldolase/citrate lyase family protein, with amino-acid sequence MSSQVDAAIATTSGAGAAAVRRTRTVPAKLARSWLLVPATKPEVFSDADRSAADGIILDIEDAVDPSRKPDARRAVVDWLSSGGEAWVRVNDATTEFWADDLAALRDAPGLQGVMLAKTESPQQVEESYRKLGENVPVIALVESAIGIESATDIARAEGAFRLAFGSGDFRRDTGMSADKEAMAYPRARLVVASRCGNLPGPIDGPTVGSSHPVLREQSGTTVSMGMTGKLCLDVEQVPVINEVISPTPTDVGWANGFLADFEARGGVIRDGSDLPRLGRARKIAELAEAFNVSAPSA
- a CDS encoding nucleotidyl transferase AbiEii/AbiGii toxin family protein, with amino-acid sequence MYERNSTYTWPHRAAHATRRRRSGPRRGNRRHCAGPAIASLARCTLDALAFKGGTSLRKLYAGNAGRFSLDLDFSAVNIGADPDDALTELIAGIEGLNIGPFSYGVTERRGKWTLTFNHDLGDATSDLASKLDLNPPPWLPPIRRGWRPV